One genomic region from Campylobacter concisus encodes:
- the ubiE gene encoding bifunctional demethylmenaquinone methyltransferase/2-methoxy-6-polyprenyl-1,4-benzoquinol methylase UbiE, whose amino-acid sequence MQKQEKIVDMFNQIAPTYDVANRVLSLGVDVSWRKFACRYMLEIFKERSINIVDVACGTGDMMGLWSEISKEFGVQIKSLTGIDPSSGMLKEARAKFPNFKFIEAYADNTTLASGEAQILSISYGIRNVVERKAALREFNRVLALNGYVVVLEFTKRQKKGLITSLRDFYLSKILPKIGGFISKNKEAYEYLPSSIENFLDAKSFCDELVEAGFEIELCKGFSMDISTLFIAKKVREINA is encoded by the coding sequence ATGCAAAAACAAGAAAAAATCGTTGATATGTTTAACCAGATCGCTCCGACTTATGACGTCGCAAACAGAGTGCTAAGTCTTGGTGTGGACGTGAGTTGGAGGAAATTTGCCTGCAGATATATGCTAGAAATTTTTAAAGAAAGAAGCATAAATATTGTAGACGTGGCTTGTGGTACTGGCGATATGATGGGGCTTTGGAGTGAAATTTCAAAAGAATTTGGCGTGCAGATAAAAAGCCTTACTGGCATCGATCCCTCAAGTGGTATGCTAAAAGAGGCTAGGGCGAAATTTCCAAATTTTAAATTTATAGAGGCCTATGCTGACAACACGACGCTCGCAAGTGGTGAGGCTCAAATTTTAAGCATAAGCTACGGCATAAGAAATGTGGTCGAGCGAAAGGCGGCACTTAGGGAGTTTAATAGAGTGCTTGCTTTAAATGGCTACGTAGTCGTGCTTGAATTTACTAAACGCCAGAAAAAGGGGCTTATAACCTCACTAAGGGATTTTTACCTAAGTAAAATTTTGCCAAAAATTGGTGGCTTTATCTCAAAAAATAAAGAGGCATACGAGTATCTGCCAAGCTCGATCGAAAATTTCTTGGACGCAAAGAGCTTTTGTGATGAACTAGTCGAAGCTGGCTTTGAGATAGAACTTTGCAAGGGCTTTAGCATGGATATCTCGACGCTATTTATCGCTAAAAAAGTAAGAGAAATCAATGCTTAG
- a CDS encoding CHAD domain-containing protein, whose amino-acid sequence MSLEIERKFLLKNSQILDFLKEAGVVFKHLEISQFYTKITQNKEIRFRSEEDKFIKTVKIGKGLIREENEEFCEKAEFKKALKSRIGSVILKDRYIFKLNNNPCNIDIFKNELNGLCTFEIEFSDENEAVFFKLPPFLENFCLSDVTCDKRYKNKFLAIHANENEQIDYKRAYKIIKEKEILPNFAANLKSGEALRVLFVSIFKVIKRLKSQYLIDKDEEVLHELRVNLRKVRSILKIFSGVFDEKVTLFFGENFKMLANSTNKKRDLDVFLSFLNEQKHANEPIYFVRKALDLEYENVKSYLGDEENYAFLKEWEIFLNEGEFYKSKLFDVSLSRLGSFKLRTLLVLAQKRLKGLNQDCPNESFHDLRIELKKMRYIYEFLCEIFYFEGFKKYEEKLKQMQEIFGNLQDYDVWLGILKRLPEMPDKERLESKIYKQIYKSREEILKKRLKFIKATRKISRNLKIYYI is encoded by the coding sequence GTGAGTTTGGAGATAGAGCGTAAATTTTTACTCAAAAATTCTCAAATTCTAGATTTTTTAAAAGAAGCTGGAGTAGTCTTTAAACATCTTGAAATTTCTCAATTTTATACCAAGATAACGCAAAATAAAGAGATCCGCTTTCGAAGTGAAGAAGATAAATTTATAAAAACTGTAAAGATCGGCAAAGGTCTAATCAGAGAAGAAAATGAAGAATTTTGTGAAAAAGCGGAGTTTAAAAAGGCTCTTAAAAGCCGTATTGGTAGCGTCATCTTAAAAGATAGATATATTTTTAAACTAAATAACAATCCTTGCAATATCGATATTTTTAAAAATGAATTAAACGGGCTTTGTACATTTGAAATCGAATTTAGCGATGAAAATGAGGCCGTCTTTTTCAAACTGCCACCATTTTTAGAAAATTTTTGCCTAAGTGACGTAACTTGCGATAAAAGATATAAAAACAAATTTCTTGCCATCCATGCTAATGAAAATGAACAAATTGACTACAAAAGAGCCTATAAGATCATAAAAGAAAAAGAAATTTTACCAAATTTTGCTGCAAATCTAAAAAGTGGTGAGGCGCTAAGAGTCCTTTTTGTTAGTATTTTTAAAGTAATAAAAAGGCTAAAAAGCCAGTATTTGATAGATAAAGATGAAGAAGTTTTGCATGAGCTTCGCGTAAATTTAAGAAAGGTTAGATCGATCCTTAAAATTTTTAGTGGCGTTTTCGATGAGAAAGTGACACTTTTTTTTGGTGAGAATTTTAAAATGCTTGCAAACTCGACAAACAAAAAGCGAGATTTGGATGTATTTTTGAGCTTTTTAAACGAGCAAAAACATGCAAACGAGCCTATCTATTTTGTGCGAAAGGCTCTAGATTTAGAGTATGAAAATGTAAAAAGCTATCTTGGCGACGAAGAAAACTACGCATTTTTAAAAGAGTGGGAGATATTTTTAAATGAGGGTGAATTTTATAAGTCAAAACTCTTTGACGTAAGCCTTTCGCGCCTTGGTTCGTTTAAGCTTAGAACGCTTTTGGTTTTAGCTCAAAAAAGGCTAAAAGGCCTTAATCAAGACTGCCCAAATGAGAGCTTTCATGATCTTAGAATAGAGCTTAAAAAGATGAGATACATATATGAGTTTTTATGTGAAATTTTCTATTTTGAAGGGTTTAAAAAGTATGAAGAGAAGCTAAAGCAGATGCAAGAAATTTTTGGCAATCTTCAAGACTATGACGTCTGGCTCGGTATCCTTAAAAGGCTTCCAGAAATGCCAGATAAAGAGAGGCTTGAGAGTAAAATTTACAAGCAAATTTATAAAAGTAGAGAAGAGATACTAAAAAAGCGTCTTAAATTTATAAAAGCAACTCGCAAAATTTCAAGAAATTTAAAAATTTACTACATATAA
- a CDS encoding Fur family transcriptional regulator — protein MQYVSLLKQSGLKVTPQRLSVLRILDRHTHPTIDELYDEILKENPSVSLATVYKNLNTLKDEGLVVEVNIVNQKARYDIYEHPHIHVVCENCGSVEDMSYDDSELGKYQEALEKKIGNIIERLNIVASVKSCKHCK, from the coding sequence ATGCAATATGTATCGTTGCTAAAACAGTCTGGGCTTAAAGTAACGCCGCAGCGTCTTAGCGTTTTGAGAATTCTTGATCGTCACACACATCCAACGATCGATGAGCTTTATGATGAAATTTTGAAAGAAAATCCATCAGTTTCGCTCGCAACTGTTTATAAAAACCTAAACACTCTAAAAGATGAGGGTCTTGTGGTTGAAGTAAATATCGTAAATCAAAAGGCGAGATACGACATTTACGAGCATCCGCACATCCACGTGGTTTGCGAGAACTGCGGTAGCGTCGAGGATATGAGCTATGATGACTCAGAGCTTGGCAAATACCAAGAGGCGCTTGAAAAAAAGATCGGAAATATCATCGAGCGCCTAAATATCGTTGCTAGCGTAAAAAGCTGTAAACACTGTAAATAA
- the dxs gene encoding 1-deoxy-D-xylulose-5-phosphate synthase, with protein MNKDVKSLDVDELNALCHDIRDKILATVSKNGGHLSSNIGAVEIIVAMHKIFDVTKDPFIFDVSHQSYAHKLLTGRWESFDTLRKFNGISGYTKPSESKFDYFVAGHSSTSISLAVGAAKAIKLKNEDRLPVAVIGDGSLSGGMAYEALNELGDRKYPCVIILNDNEMSISKPIGALSKYLSQMMAGQFYQKFKGRVERFLSYMPDSAAYMARRMEEGIRLITPGMFFEELGLEYIGPVDGHDLSALLSTFETAKNMKKPVIVHVQTLKGKGYEFAEGYYENWHGVGPFDLKSGEFIKRQSNKSATAIFSEQLLKMAREHSDIVGVTAAMPTGTGMDALIHEFPDRFWDVAIAEQHAVTSMSAMAKEGFKPFVAIYSTFMQRAYDQVIHDASILNLNITFAMDRAGIVGEDGETHQGAFDISFLNAVPNMVLFAPRCEESLKNVMEFAYSYKGVSAFRYPRGAFILRDEFKAKPLEFGKGEILADAKSDIAFLGYGNGVGKANLVRNLLAGKLEAILVDLVFVKPLDSELLLGLAKRTKKWYIFSDSAKKGGVGEIVSAFLQENGISNVSVVSFEYDDKFIQHGSTSEVEKSLGISVVQITQKLLENN; from the coding sequence ATGAATAAAGACGTTAAAAGTTTAGATGTTGATGAACTAAACGCGCTTTGTCATGACATCAGGGATAAAATTTTAGCCACTGTTAGCAAAAATGGCGGTCATCTTAGCTCAAATATCGGTGCAGTTGAGATCATTGTAGCAATGCATAAAATTTTTGATGTGACAAAAGATCCATTTATCTTCGATGTAAGCCACCAAAGCTACGCACACAAGCTACTAACTGGACGCTGGGAGAGCTTTGATACGCTTAGAAAATTTAATGGTATCAGCGGCTATACAAAGCCAAGTGAGAGTAAATTTGACTACTTTGTAGCCGGGCATAGTTCGACATCTATATCGCTTGCAGTTGGTGCTGCAAAGGCAATAAAACTAAAAAATGAAGACCGCTTGCCAGTGGCTGTCATAGGTGATGGCTCGTTAAGTGGCGGTATGGCGTACGAGGCGCTAAATGAGCTGGGAGACAGAAAATATCCTTGCGTCATCATCCTAAATGACAATGAGATGAGCATAAGTAAGCCAATAGGCGCACTTAGCAAGTATCTAAGTCAGATGATGGCGGGGCAGTTTTATCAAAAATTTAAAGGCAGGGTTGAGCGCTTTTTAAGCTACATGCCAGACTCGGCAGCTTATATGGCTAGACGCATGGAGGAGGGCATCAGACTCATCACTCCTGGCATGTTTTTTGAAGAGCTTGGGCTTGAGTACATAGGCCCAGTCGATGGACACGACCTTTCAGCACTTCTTAGCACATTTGAAACAGCCAAAAACATGAAAAAGCCAGTCATCGTGCATGTGCAGACGCTAAAGGGCAAAGGGTATGAATTTGCCGAGGGTTACTATGAAAATTGGCACGGAGTTGGGCCATTTGATCTAAAAAGTGGCGAATTTATCAAAAGACAGTCAAACAAGTCAGCCACGGCGATCTTTAGCGAGCAACTTTTAAAGATGGCAAGAGAGCACAGCGATATCGTTGGCGTAACGGCTGCGATGCCAACAGGCACTGGCATGGACGCACTCATACATGAGTTTCCAGACCGCTTTTGGGACGTGGCGATAGCCGAGCAGCATGCAGTTACATCTATGTCAGCCATGGCAAAAGAGGGTTTTAAGCCATTTGTTGCGATATACTCGACCTTTATGCAAAGAGCCTACGATCAGGTCATTCACGACGCTTCTATACTAAATTTAAACATAACTTTTGCGATGGATAGGGCGGGCATCGTGGGTGAGGACGGCGAGACGCATCAGGGTGCTTTTGACATTAGCTTTTTAAACGCTGTGCCAAACATGGTTCTTTTTGCTCCAAGGTGCGAAGAGAGCTTGAAAAATGTTATGGAATTTGCCTACTCTTACAAGGGTGTGAGTGCGTTTAGATATCCGCGTGGGGCGTTTATCTTAAGAGATGAGTTTAAAGCTAAGCCACTTGAGTTTGGCAAGGGTGAAATTTTAGCTGACGCAAAGAGTGACATCGCGTTTTTAGGCTATGGCAACGGTGTTGGCAAGGCAAATTTGGTTAGAAATTTATTAGCTGGCAAGCTCGAAGCTATCCTTGTTGATCTAGTCTTTGTAAAACCACTTGACAGTGAGCTTTTACTAGGTCTTGCAAAACGCACCAAAAAGTGGTATATCTTTAGTGATAGCGCTAAAAAAGGCGGTGTTGGCGAGATCGTAAGTGCCTTTTTACAAGAAAATGGCATATCAAATGTAAGCGTTGTTAGCTTTGAGTATGATGATAAATTTATCCAGCATGGCTCGACATCAGAGGTCGAAAAGAGCCTTGGCATAAGCGTTGTGCAAATTACCCAAAAATTACTAGAGAATAATTAA
- the fliH gene encoding flagellar assembly protein FliH — MKSSVITSETSPAHFIENYRFKVLGVGERAADSAPVLIEENNLSEELSEQNFGQKGENFIPQASHQTQASPQNHFASQTQSPQIQQGGESNFVEELLKKTDELSSNIIKLQMQIENQESEFAKRLESEISRAKEDGKNEGIAQANAANEARINELEARFSTSAAKLEEQYIKFDEFLKKIEEELGQTAIKIAKEVIDKEISTSSNQIAHHLASSLIKELSNVKNIEIRVNPEDSEYIKEQFSKNEHVKISADDAISKGGVVIISDGGNIDATMQTRLEKLKMLVNNE, encoded by the coding sequence ATGAAAAGCAGCGTAATAACCAGTGAGACTTCTCCAGCTCACTTTATAGAAAATTACAGATTTAAGGTGCTTGGAGTTGGAGAGCGAGCCGCAGATAGTGCTCCTGTATTGATAGAAGAAAATAATCTTAGTGAAGAGCTAAGCGAGCAAAATTTTGGGCAAAAGGGTGAAAATTTCATTCCTCAAGCTAGCCACCAAACGCAAGCAAGCCCGCAAAACCACTTTGCTTCTCAGACTCAAAGTCCACAAATACAGCAAGGAGGCGAGTCGAACTTTGTTGAAGAGTTACTTAAAAAAACAGATGAGCTAAGTAGCAACATCATCAAACTTCAAATGCAAATAGAAAATCAAGAGAGCGAATTTGCTAAACGCCTTGAGTCTGAAATTTCTCGTGCAAAAGAGGATGGCAAAAATGAGGGTATCGCCCAAGCAAATGCGGCAAATGAAGCAAGGATAAATGAGTTAGAGGCTAGATTTAGCACTTCAGCTGCAAAACTTGAAGAGCAATATATTAAATTTGATGAGTTTTTAAAGAAGATCGAAGAAGAGCTTGGACAAACTGCTATAAAAATCGCAAAAGAAGTAATCGATAAAGAAATTTCAACCTCTTCAAATCAGATCGCTCATCATCTAGCAAGCTCTCTTATAAAAGAGCTAAGTAATGTTAAAAATATAGAAATTCGCGTAAATCCCGAAGATAGCGAATATATAAAAGAGCAATTTAGCAAGAATGAACACGTCAAGATAAGCGCTGATGATGCTATAAGTAAAGGTGGTGTGGTTATTATAAGTGATGGTGGCAATATTGATGCGACTATGCAAACAAGGCTAGAAAAACTAAAAATGCTGGTAAATAATGAATAA
- the fliG gene encoding flagellar motor switch protein FliG: MSIKLNDKQKMIYDDLSMPEKIAILLIQLGEEATALIFSHMDVDVITEISGYIATAKNIDKQVASAVLEEFYALMQSNQYMRSGGLEYAKEILYRTFGPEAAQKILDKLAKSMENSKSFGYLDKIKPQQLADFIIKEHPQTIALILAHMDSTSAAETLSFFSDELRSEVVIRMANLGDISPSVIKRVSTVLEGKLESLTSYKVEVGGPRAVAEVLNRLGQKASKSTIERIEQSDDKLATTIKELMFTFEDIINLNATAIREILKNVDKKDLMVAFKGSSDGIKDKFLSNMSQRAAEAFKEEMQYLGAVRVKDVEEAQRRIVETVQTLADQGVFQVGEADEMIE, from the coding sequence ATGTCAATAAAGCTAAATGATAAGCAAAAAATGATTTATGATGATCTATCGATGCCTGAAAAGATTGCTATTTTGCTGATCCAGCTTGGCGAAGAGGCAACTGCTCTTATATTTTCTCACATGGATGTTGATGTCATCACTGAAATTTCAGGCTATATCGCAACCGCAAAAAACATAGACAAACAAGTCGCAAGTGCCGTACTAGAAGAATTTTACGCGCTAATGCAGTCAAATCAATATATGAGAAGTGGTGGTTTAGAGTACGCAAAAGAAATTCTTTACCGCACATTTGGTCCAGAGGCTGCTCAGAAAATTTTAGACAAGCTTGCAAAAAGCATGGAAAACTCAAAAAGCTTTGGCTATCTTGATAAGATAAAACCACAACAGCTTGCAGACTTTATCATAAAAGAGCACCCTCAAACCATAGCGCTAATACTAGCTCACATGGACTCAACAAGTGCTGCTGAAACGCTTAGCTTTTTCTCAGATGAGTTAAGAAGCGAAGTTGTCATTAGAATGGCAAATCTTGGTGATATTAGCCCATCGGTAATTAAGCGTGTTTCAACTGTACTTGAAGGCAAGCTTGAAAGTCTTACATCTTATAAAGTCGAAGTTGGCGGTCCAAGAGCTGTGGCAGAAGTGCTTAATAGACTTGGACAAAAAGCCAGCAAAAGCACGATTGAACGCATTGAACAAAGCGATGATAAGCTCGCAACAACGATTAAAGAGCTTATGTTTACCTTTGAAGATATTATCAATCTTAATGCAACTGCGATTAGAGAAATTCTTAAAAATGTCGATAAAAAAGACCTTATGGTCGCGTTTAAGGGCTCAAGCGACGGCATAAAGGATAAATTTTTATCAAATATGTCTCAACGTGCAGCAGAAGCCTTCAAAGAGGAGATGCAATATCTTGGCGCGGTGCGTGTAAAAGATGTTGAAGAGGCTCAAAGACGCATAGTAGAGACAGTGCAAACTCTAGCTGATCAAGGTGTATTCCAAGTCGGCGAAGCAGATGAGATGATAGAATGA
- the fliF gene encoding flagellar basal-body MS-ring/collar protein FliF: protein MDFKALLHQISQIYQKLSLKQKIVAASSIVLVVAFLVFLTLYKSKNENFAGYSVLFENISPSDSALIVDQLNKDGIKYKLANEGTILVPTSDVYKERIAVATLGIPKESKIGFEIFDKQEFGATDAEQRVKFQRALEGELARTIESLSSIQKATVRIAIPKESVFTERQALPTASIVVELKPGVSLNAKQIFGIKNLVAASVTNLSTENVKIVNQDGVALGDEDGEFDSDAIAQQIRYKREFENNYEQKIVNVLAPIVGGADKVVAKVNIDFDFDKKDTKSEVYDPNNVVRSESNIEEKRQGSAPNEVGGVPGAVSNIGPVQGLDDSTLKEQYNKSSQQTNYEISKKVTNVKGQFASINRVSAAVVIDGLYQSKKDKDGKPTGELEFAPLTKEQRESITNLIKQSIGYNQNRGDEVSLDNFEFKTGKDISTSEKMDGFVNNYVVPFMPLLKYIFAALLLYIFYKKVIVPFMQKMLEETKEEEEQVQDGLEDIEVDAEDTLEKFKAARKKVEEQLGLSGEFNEDELKYDVLLEKMRAVITERNEEIAMLLQDMVKNDSDFNMRKEI from the coding sequence ATGGATTTTAAGGCATTACTTCATCAAATAAGTCAAATTTATCAAAAGCTTTCATTAAAGCAAAAAATCGTTGCAGCTAGCTCGATCGTCTTGGTCGTGGCATTTTTGGTATTTTTAACACTGTATAAAAGCAAAAATGAAAATTTTGCAGGCTACAGCGTCCTTTTTGAAAACATAAGCCCAAGCGACTCAGCCTTAATAGTCGATCAGCTAAACAAAGATGGCATTAAATATAAATTAGCAAACGAAGGCACTATCCTTGTGCCAACGAGCGATGTCTATAAAGAGCGTATCGCTGTTGCAACGCTTGGAATACCAAAAGAGAGTAAAATCGGCTTTGAAATTTTTGATAAGCAAGAATTTGGTGCGACTGATGCCGAGCAAAGGGTAAAATTTCAAAGAGCACTAGAAGGTGAGCTGGCTAGAACGATCGAGAGTCTCTCGTCCATCCAAAAAGCGACCGTGCGTATCGCTATCCCCAAAGAGAGTGTCTTTACTGAACGTCAAGCACTTCCAACAGCTTCTATCGTTGTTGAGTTAAAGCCAGGCGTTAGCCTAAACGCAAAGCAAATTTTTGGTATTAAAAACCTTGTCGCTGCTTCTGTTACAAACTTAAGCACAGAAAATGTAAAAATCGTAAATCAAGACGGCGTCGCACTTGGCGATGAAGATGGTGAGTTTGATAGTGACGCTATAGCCCAGCAGATACGCTATAAACGTGAGTTTGAAAATAATTACGAGCAAAAGATCGTAAATGTACTAGCTCCTATCGTGGGCGGAGCAGATAAGGTCGTAGCAAAGGTAAATATCGACTTTGACTTTGACAAAAAAGATACAAAAAGTGAAGTTTATGACCCAAATAACGTCGTAAGAAGTGAAAGCAATATCGAGGAAAAACGCCAAGGCTCAGCTCCAAATGAAGTGGGCGGCGTACCAGGTGCGGTTAGCAACATAGGCCCTGTTCAAGGGCTAGATGACAGCACTTTAAAAGAGCAGTACAACAAAAGCTCGCAGCAGACAAACTACGAAATTTCAAAGAAAGTAACAAATGTCAAAGGGCAGTTTGCTAGCATAAATAGAGTGAGTGCGGCTGTCGTTATAGACGGACTTTATCAGAGTAAAAAAGACAAAGACGGCAAGCCAACTGGCGAGCTTGAATTTGCCCCACTTACCAAAGAGCAAAGAGAGTCAATCACAAATTTAATCAAACAATCAATCGGCTATAACCAAAATAGAGGCGATGAAGTAAGCTTAGATAACTTTGAGTTTAAAACTGGCAAAGATATAAGCACTAGTGAGAAGATGGATGGCTTTGTGAATAACTATGTAGTGCCATTTATGCCGCTACTAAAATATATTTTTGCAGCATTGTTGCTCTACATCTTCTACAAAAAAGTCATTGTGCCATTTATGCAAAAGATGCTTGAAGAGACAAAAGAAGAAGAAGAGCAAGTTCAAGATGGCCTTGAAGATATTGAGGTAGATGCTGAAGATACGCTTGAGAAATTTAAAGCTGCTCGCAAAAAGGTCGAAGAGCAACTAGGACTTAGTGGCGAGTTTAATGAAGATGAACTAAAATATGATGTTTTACTTGAGAAAATGAGAGCGGTCATCACAGAAAGAAATGAAGAGATAGCAATGCTACTTCAAGATATGGTAAAAAATGACAGCGACTTTAATATGCGTAAGGAAATTTGA
- the hisC gene encoding histidinol-phosphate transaminase — MKFNNFLDDLVNYEAGKPIELVVREFGIEAKDVIKLASNENPFGTSKRVEEALKEVAKKAHLYPDDSYFELKEGLAKKFGVTSKNLIIGSGSDQIIEYALHAKANKQSGVLMAGVTFAMYEIYAKQTGAKIYRTKSVEHNLSEFLEIYNAHKDEISVIFLCLPNNPLGECLDADEVYKFIKNIDENTLIVLDCAYNEFAKFKDSKKEIKSSEVVKFKNVIYLGTFSKAYALGGMRVGYGVANEEIIGALSKLRAPFNITTPSLRAAIVALGDDEFVQQTMQNNFEQMKRYEEFAKQNGIEFIPSYTNFITFKFNEPKSSQICEKMLKKGIILRDLKSYALNAVRITIGQAWQNDRVFEELKQILK, encoded by the coding sequence ATGAAATTTAATAATTTTTTAGATGATCTAGTAAATTACGAGGCTGGAAAGCCAATCGAGCTTGTAGTTAGAGAATTTGGTATCGAAGCAAAAGATGTGATCAAGCTAGCTAGCAACGAAAACCCTTTTGGCACGAGCAAACGCGTAGAGGAGGCGCTAAAAGAGGTCGCTAAAAAAGCACATCTCTATCCAGATGATAGCTACTTTGAGCTAAAAGAAGGACTGGCTAAGAAATTTGGCGTAACTAGTAAAAATTTAATCATCGGCTCTGGAAGTGACCAGATCATAGAGTATGCGCTTCATGCAAAGGCAAATAAGCAAAGTGGTGTTTTGATGGCTGGCGTGACATTTGCAATGTATGAAATTTATGCAAAGCAAACTGGAGCTAAAATTTACCGCACAAAGAGCGTGGAGCATAATTTGAGCGAGTTTTTAGAAATTTATAATGCGCATAAAGATGAAATTTCAGTAATCTTTCTTTGCTTGCCGAATAACCCATTAGGTGAGTGTTTGGACGCAGATGAGGTCTATAAATTTATAAAAAACATTGATGAAAACACGCTTATTGTGCTTGATTGTGCTTACAATGAATTTGCTAAATTTAAAGATAGCAAAAAAGAGATAAAATCAAGCGAGGTGGTGAAATTTAAAAATGTCATCTATCTTGGAACATTTTCTAAAGCTTATGCACTTGGTGGCATGCGCGTTGGATACGGCGTGGCAAATGAAGAGATCATAGGCGCTCTCTCAAAACTAAGAGCTCCGTTTAACATCACAACTCCAAGCCTAAGAGCTGCGATAGTAGCACTTGGTGATGATGAGTTTGTGCAGCAAACCATGCAAAATAACTTCGAGCAAATGAAGAGATATGAAGAATTTGCAAAGCAAAATGGCATTGAGTTTATCCCAAGCTACACAAATTTCATCACTTTTAAATTTAACGAGCCAAAATCAAGCCAGATATGCGAAAAGATGCTAAAAAAAGGTATAATTTTACGAGATCTAAAAAGCTACGCTTTAAATGCGGTGAGAATCACCATCGGTCAGGCATGGCAAAACGATAGGGTTTTTGAAGAGTTAAAGCAAATTTTAAAGTAG
- the pheA gene encoding prephenate dehydratase yields the protein MQELNELRKEIDAIDDLILNKLNERMILVEQIGKLKQTSGTPIYRPERERAIINRLTSLSKDKALNKAAIEAIYLEIFAVSRNLEMPQKIVYLGPEGTYTHQAAQSRFGAMSAYLPLATIEAVFTKLAQKEAKYGVVPIENNTEGAVGATLDCLSKFSDIKIVAELYVDIHHSFVSINENLKEIKRIYSHPQGYNQCRKFLEDHMLNEVEFIPAKSTAAAAYMASMDRESAAICSKIAAKIYNVPIVYETIEDNMANRTRFLILSDFKNAKVENSKTSILAKTDHSPGRLADLLSIFKNENINITKLESRPIKQREFKSIFYLDFEGHIDDEKVQNAFELAKESGAEITWLGSYLNGDE from the coding sequence ATGCAAGAGCTAAATGAGCTTAGAAAAGAGATCGATGCGATTGATGATCTCATCTTAAATAAACTAAATGAAAGAATGATTTTAGTTGAACAAATCGGCAAGCTAAAACAAACTAGCGGAACGCCTATATATCGTCCTGAGCGTGAGCGAGCTATCATAAACCGACTAACTAGTCTTAGCAAAGACAAAGCTTTAAATAAAGCCGCTATTGAAGCCATTTATCTTGAAATTTTTGCTGTAAGTAGAAATTTAGAAATGCCTCAAAAGATCGTATATCTAGGGCCTGAAGGCACTTACACGCATCAGGCGGCTCAGAGTAGATTTGGTGCGATGAGTGCATATTTGCCACTTGCTACTATCGAGGCAGTTTTTACGAAGCTAGCTCAAAAAGAGGCGAAATACGGCGTCGTACCTATCGAAAACAACACTGAAGGTGCTGTTGGCGCTACGCTTGATTGTTTGAGTAAATTTAGTGATATAAAAATAGTTGCTGAGCTTTATGTGGATATCCATCACAGCTTTGTTAGCATAAATGAAAATTTAAAAGAGATAAAGCGAATTTACTCGCATCCGCAAGGTTACAACCAGTGCCGTAAATTTTTGGAAGATCATATGCTAAATGAGGTTGAGTTTATCCCAGCCAAATCAACCGCCGCAGCTGCATATATGGCATCAATGGATAGAGAATCGGCCGCCATTTGCTCAAAAATTGCAGCTAAAATTTACAATGTGCCAATCGTCTATGAGACGATCGAAGATAATATGGCAAATAGAACGAGATTTTTGATTTTAAGTGATTTTAAAAATGCCAAGGTTGAAAACTCGAAAACTTCGATCCTAGCAAAGACTGATCACAGCCCAGGACGCCTTGCGGATCTGCTTTCTATCTTTAAAAATGAAAATATCAATATCACAAAACTTGAGTCACGTCCTATCAAACAGCGCGAATTTAAGTCAATTTTTTATCTTGACTTTGAAGGGCATATCGACGATGAGAAGGTGCAAAACGCCTTTGAGCTTGCAAAAGAGAGCGGTGCTGAGATAACGTGGCTGGGAAGCTATTTAAATGGAGATGAGTGA